A single region of the Deinococcus detaillensis genome encodes:
- a CDS encoding ABC transporter substrate-binding protein has protein sequence MRHPATFVLFALLSSAAATTYPLTVTDDLGRSVTLKSKPLRIVAMLPSHTETLFAIGAGDQLVGADKYSTYPDAANKLPKVGSGYQPNIEAILALKPDLVLADESAGSRLTEKLAAAGLTVYGGTAQTYNEVFEKIAVLGKLTDHETGAVKLITKMRSELNTLSASVVKLPKVSTYYEVDPAPYSVGPNSFIGVLIAKAGGQTIIPSSLGDFPKIAPELIVKSNPQVMVGLTLDEAKNRPGWNTLSAVKAGRVFKVTPEQNDALSRPGPRLPDALRTLIQLIHPEALK, from the coding sequence ATGCGTCACCCCGCCACTTTCGTTTTGTTTGCCCTGCTGTCCAGCGCCGCCGCCACCACCTACCCGCTGACCGTCACCGATGATCTGGGCCGCTCCGTGACTTTGAAAAGTAAGCCGCTCAGAATCGTGGCGATGCTGCCCTCGCACACCGAGACACTTTTTGCCATTGGCGCGGGCGATCAGCTGGTCGGCGCGGACAAGTACAGCACCTACCCCGACGCCGCCAACAAACTTCCCAAAGTCGGCAGCGGCTACCAGCCCAACATCGAAGCGATCTTGGCGCTCAAGCCCGATCTGGTGCTGGCCGACGAATCGGCAGGGTCGCGCCTGACCGAGAAGCTGGCGGCGGCGGGTCTGACCGTCTACGGCGGCACGGCCCAGACCTACAACGAAGTTTTTGAAAAAATCGCAGTGCTGGGCAAGCTGACCGACCACGAAACCGGAGCGGTCAAGCTGATCACCAAGATGCGCTCGGAACTCAATACCCTCAGCGCCAGCGTCGTCAAATTGCCCAAGGTCAGCACTTACTACGAAGTCGATCCTGCGCCGTATTCAGTCGGCCCCAATTCGTTTATCGGCGTGCTGATCGCCAAAGCCGGCGGCCAGACGATTATTCCTTCCAGCTTAGGCGACTTTCCCAAAATTGCCCCCGAACTCATCGTCAAAAGTAATCCGCAGGTGATGGTCGGCTTGACGCTGGATGAAGCCAAGAACCGGCCCGGCTGGAACACCCTGAGCGCCGTGAAAGCGGGCCGCGTCTTCAAGGTCACGCCCGAGCAAAACGACGCGCTGTCGCGTCCGGGGCCGCGCCTGCCCGACGCCCTGAGAACGTTGATCCAACTGATTCACCCGGAGGCGCTGAAATGA
- a CDS encoding adenosylcobinamide-GDP ribazoletransferase, giving the protein MVSSLSRLLRPAHLALTFLTTLPLPHVREVGEGEFARASGFYPLAGYAVGGGAALVWAACQWLHLPPGVGAALAVAAWLALTGMLHFDGLVDAADALFAMKSPAERLRILGDVHVGAFGLATGVIALLIRFSLLQALPNAWPLLIAAVSARLAVLAPMNLYPAARAESLGARSREGWWPVACLVALPALFFPQAWAGFAAALLSALGVAAFAARRLGGGINGDVYGACIEVAELSALTVLVTLAGWPK; this is encoded by the coding sequence GTGGTGAGCAGCCTGAGCCGCCTGCTACGCCCGGCCCACCTGGCCCTGACCTTTTTGACCACCTTGCCGCTGCCGCACGTGCGTGAGGTGGGGGAAGGCGAATTTGCGCGGGCCAGCGGCTTTTACCCGCTGGCGGGCTACGCGGTGGGCGGCGGGGCGGCGCTGGTGTGGGCGGCCTGTCAGTGGCTGCACCTCCCACCGGGAGTCGGCGCGGCGCTGGCGGTGGCGGCTTGGTTGGCCCTGACCGGCATGCTGCACTTTGACGGGCTGGTGGACGCCGCCGACGCCCTGTTTGCCATGAAGTCGCCCGCCGAGCGGCTCAGAATTCTGGGCGACGTGCATGTGGGGGCCTTCGGGCTGGCGACGGGGGTGATCGCTCTGCTGATCCGCTTTTCGCTGCTTCAGGCGCTGCCGAACGCTTGGCCCCTCTTGATCGCGGCGGTGTCGGCGCGGCTGGCGGTGCTGGCTCCCATGAACCTTTACCCGGCGGCAAGGGCCGAGTCGCTGGGCGCTCGCTCGCGGGAAGGCTGGTGGCCGGTGGCATGCTTGGTGGCCTTGCCCGCGCTGTTTTTTCCGCAGGCTTGGGCAGGATTTGCGGCGGCGCTGCTCTCGGCGCTGGGGGTGGCCGCCTTTGCAGCGCGGCGGCTGGGCGGCGGCATCAACGGCGACGTGTACGGCGCGTGCATCGAGGTGGCTGAACTCAGCGCCCTGACTGTGCTGGTCACGCTGGCAGGCTGGCCGAAATGA
- a CDS encoding histidine phosphatase family protein: MTFDLYLIRHAQTPRNAEGRYPGRQDDAALTPEGERQARALHLHGSAQVWSSPARRCLQTATLAGLDKPERSPALLEADFGEMAGHTWSELETRYGTQPRCWIDALSDPTSESGPPSGETGRAFHARVQTWLDALPGETTLAFTHAGFILAALRLTLGFSAARIHHARVTHLRRAGGAWWLEGLNLDRL; encoded by the coding sequence ATGACCTTCGATTTGTACCTGATTCGCCACGCCCAGACGCCCCGCAACGCCGAAGGCCGTTATCCCGGCAGACAGGACGACGCCGCCCTGACGCCAGAAGGGGAACGGCAGGCCCGCGCTCTGCATCTGCATGGGAGCGCACAGGTCTGGAGCAGTCCAGCGCGGCGCTGCTTGCAAACAGCAACTTTGGCAGGCCTAGATAAGCCTGAGCGCTCTCCCGCTTTGCTGGAAGCCGACTTTGGTGAGATGGCCGGACACACTTGGAGTGAATTGGAAACCCGTTACGGCACTCAGCCGCGCTGCTGGATCGACGCGCTGAGCGACCCCACTTCGGAAAGTGGCCCGCCCAGCGGCGAAACCGGGCGAGCTTTTCACGCACGGGTGCAGACCTGGCTCGACGCCCTACCCGGCGAAACAACCCTGGCTTTCACCCACGCCGGATTCATTTTGGCCGCCCTGCGCCTGACACTCGGTTTCAGTGCGGCCCGCATTCACCACGCCCGCGTGACCCACCTGAGGCGGGCGGGCGGCGCGTGGTGGCTGGAAGGACTCAACCTTGACAGACTCTAA
- the cobU gene encoding bifunctional adenosylcobinamide kinase/adenosylcobinamide-phosphate guanylyltransferase: MTDSKLTKAGKLIYITGGARSGKSSFAERQALHLSGHAVTYLATAQAFDGEMRARIERHQSDRPAEWITLEEPLDVVTALQAAHTPTVLLDCLSLWVSNLMLAELEDGEVLARVDDLLRRNTATLIVVSNEVGLGIVPDNALARRYRDLLGWANQRFAAAADEAHLLVSGLPLRLK, from the coding sequence TTGACAGACTCTAAATTGACCAAGGCGGGCAAGCTCATCTACATCACGGGCGGAGCCAGAAGCGGCAAGAGCAGCTTCGCCGAGCGGCAGGCCCTGCATTTGAGCGGCCACGCCGTGACCTACCTCGCCACCGCGCAGGCGTTTGACGGCGAAATGCGGGCACGAATCGAGCGCCACCAAAGTGACCGCCCCGCCGAGTGGATCACCCTTGAGGAGCCGCTGGACGTGGTGACGGCCCTGCAAGCAGCACACACGCCCACCGTTTTGCTGGACTGCTTGAGCTTGTGGGTCAGCAACCTGATGCTGGCCGAGCTGGAAGACGGTGAGGTGCTGGCGCGGGTGGACGACTTGCTCAGACGCAACACCGCCACCCTGATCGTGGTCAGCAACGAAGTAGGGCTGGGCATCGTCCCAGACAACGCGCTGGCCCGCCGCTACCGCGATCTGCTGGGCTGGGCCAATCAGCGCTTCGCCGCCGCCGCCGATGAAGCGCACCTGTTGGTCAGCGGCTTGCCCCTGCGCCTGAAATGA
- the cobT gene encoding nicotinate-nucleotide--dimethylbenzimidazole phosphoribosyltransferase, whose translation MNLSDHLADLLSSVTPADQLAMQAARERQAQLTKPPGALGQLEEISVRLAGVFGTPKPHPRGVAVMVAAGDHGVAAEGVSAFPQAVTPAMVGNFLLSTPAGAGGAAVNTIARSLGAQVYVLDAGVAAELPDHPQLIRAAVRRGTRNLRLESAMTREETLSLIAAGAAVARQAIGAGADVLIPGEMGIANTTPASALSAKLLGLDPAAVTGRGTGVDDLTLAHKVEVIRDALARQGSQLSDPLGVLADLGGYEIAAMLGMMLQATALKRAIIVDGFVEGSAALIGVALAPALRDYLFAAGLCAEIGHRAQLDHLKLTPMFDLGLRLGEGTGGVLAAPFLLAAAATLREMLTFEEAGVPGGSEPSLALEHGLQG comes from the coding sequence ATGAACTTGTCTGATCACCTTGCCGATTTGCTCAGCAGCGTTACTCCCGCCGACCAACTGGCCATGCAGGCCGCCCGTGAGCGGCAGGCTCAGCTCACCAAGCCGCCCGGCGCACTGGGCCAGCTCGAAGAAATTTCAGTGCGGCTGGCGGGCGTTTTTGGAACCCCCAAACCGCACCCGCGCGGCGTGGCAGTGATGGTGGCGGCGGGCGATCACGGCGTGGCCGCCGAGGGCGTCAGCGCCTTTCCGCAGGCGGTGACGCCAGCCATGGTGGGCAACTTTCTCCTTTCCACCCCGGCGGGCGCGGGCGGAGCCGCCGTCAACACCATCGCCCGCAGCCTCGGCGCACAGGTTTACGTGCTGGACGCGGGCGTAGCCGCCGAATTGCCGGATCATCCCCAGCTCATTCGCGCCGCCGTCCGGCGCGGCACCCGCAACCTGAGGCTTGAGAGCGCCATGACGCGGGAAGAAACCCTGAGCCTGATCGCGGCGGGCGCGGCAGTGGCTCGGCAGGCCATCGGCGCGGGCGCGGATGTGCTGATTCCCGGCGAAATGGGCATCGCCAACACCACGCCCGCCAGTGCCCTGAGCGCCAAGCTGCTGGGCCTCGATCCTGCCGCCGTCACCGGGCGCGGCACCGGGGTCGACGACCTGACTTTGGCCCACAAAGTTGAGGTGATTCGGGACGCGCTGGCCCGCCAGGGCAGCCAACTCAGCGACCCGCTGGGCGTGCTGGCCGATCTCGGCGGCTACGAAATCGCGGCCATGCTCGGCATGATGCTTCAGGCGACGGCCCTAAAGCGGGCCATCATCGTAGACGGCTTCGTGGAAGGTTCAGCGGCGCTCATTGGAGTAGCGCTCGCTCCAGCGCTGCGCGATTATTTATTTGCCGCCGGACTGTGCGCCGAAATCGGCCACCGCGCTCAGCTCGACCACCTGAAGCTGACGCCGATGTTTGACTTGGGGCTGCGGCTGGGGGAGGGCACCGGGGGGGTGCTGGCCGCGCCGTTCCTGCTGGCCGCCGCCGCGACGTTGCGCGAAATGCTGACGTTTGAGGAAGCGGGTGTGCCGGGCGGCTCGGAACCCTCCTTGGCACTTGAGCACGGCCTTCAGGGCTGA
- a CDS encoding VIT1/CCC1 transporter family protein, which yields MYRAVNSHRETHFTGSEMVRDIVIGMSDGLTVPFALAAGLSGAVASGHVVLIAGIAEMAAGSIAMGLGGYLAARSEHESYISERAREEKEIDEKRDAEIGEVRAVFQKYGLTGDPLEAATQAITSNRTTWIGFMMKEELGLEEPDPKRALRSALTIGLAYIAGGIIPLTPYALNLTLSRALLLSVVLTLIALFAFGALKGRFTGSSVLKSAVQTMFVGAVASGAAFLIARLVSGSGGV from the coding sequence ATGTACAGAGCGGTCAACAGCCACAGAGAAACCCATTTCACGGGCTCGGAGATGGTGCGCGACATCGTGATCGGCATGAGCGACGGCCTGACCGTCCCCTTCGCGCTGGCCGCCGGACTGTCGGGCGCAGTTGCCAGCGGACACGTGGTGCTGATCGCCGGGATCGCCGAGATGGCCGCTGGAAGCATTGCCATGGGGCTGGGCGGGTACTTGGCAGCCCGCAGCGAACATGAGTCCTACATCTCGGAACGTGCCCGCGAGGAAAAGGAAATTGACGAGAAACGTGACGCCGAGATTGGCGAGGTGCGGGCCGTCTTTCAGAAGTATGGGCTGACCGGCGACCCACTGGAAGCCGCCACACAGGCCATCACCAGCAACCGCACGACTTGGATTGGTTTCATGATGAAAGAAGAACTGGGTTTAGAGGAACCGGATCCGAAACGGGCGCTGAGATCAGCCCTGACGATTGGGCTGGCCTACATCGCGGGCGGCATCATTCCGCTGACGCCGTACGCACTCAATCTGACGCTCAGCCGGGCGCTGCTGCTGTCGGTGGTCTTGACCCTGATCGCTCTGTTTGCCTTTGGGGCACTCAAGGGCCGTTTCACGGGGTCATCGGTGCTCAAGAGTGCTGTCCAGACCATGTTCGTGGGTGCGGTGGCCTCCGGCGCGGCCTTCCTGATCGCGAGGCTGGTGTCCGGTTCGGGCGGAGTGTAG
- a CDS encoding Dps family protein, giving the protein MTQTNTFPKPYPAPAALKTPTDLTPDQVRAVVGAVNPLIADAFAVYLKTKNFHWHLSGSHFRDYHLMLDEQADQLLGSTDPLAERVRKLGGTTLRSISHISSLQTVQDNNADFVTPLDMLRELMADNQSIAANMRKAHEVCDDARDYATSSLLEVLIDETERRVWFLFEAAQGGEQTR; this is encoded by the coding sequence ATGACTCAGACCAACACGTTTCCGAAACCTTATCCCGCACCTGCCGCCCTGAAAACCCCCACCGATCTGACCCCTGATCAGGTCAGGGCCGTCGTCGGGGCCGTCAACCCCCTGATCGCCGACGCTTTCGCGGTGTACCTCAAGACCAAGAACTTCCACTGGCACCTGTCGGGCAGCCACTTCCGCGATTATCACCTGATGCTCGACGAGCAGGCCGATCAATTGCTGGGCAGTACCGATCCGCTGGCCGAGCGGGTTCGCAAGTTGGGCGGCACCACGCTGCGCTCCATCTCGCATATCTCCAGCCTCCAGACCGTGCAGGACAACAACGCCGACTTCGTGACCCCGCTGGACATGCTCCGTGAGCTGATGGCCGACAACCAGAGCATCGCCGCCAATATGCGAAAAGCGCATGAAGTGTGCGACGACGCCCGCGATTACGCCACCTCCAGCTTGCTGGAAGTGCTGATCGATGAGACCGAGCGCCGCGTCTGGTTTTTGTTTGAAGCGGCGCAGGGCGGCGAACAAACCCGCTAG
- a CDS encoding MIP/aquaporin family protein produces the protein MSETHLATARRWLAEALGLAVFVVFSLSAAVLAQLGVLPTLAADALVPGLVILALIYGLSDLSGAHFNPAVTLAFALRGSFPWARVPGYLAAQFLGACGGVWLVSACVPLPKAHELVRPWGAFGLETVCTALLLLVILATAKRKAEVGSQAGLVIAGTLGLCLFTAGSVSTIGVNPTRTLAAALFSGTVLASWPHLLGPFAGGTLATGLTYLLRGPLNQQEAETANGQAEAGEESSS, from the coding sequence ATGTCAGAAACCCACCTAGCCACAGCGCGGCGCTGGCTGGCCGAAGCGCTGGGCCTCGCCGTCTTCGTGGTTTTCAGTTTAAGCGCGGCGGTGCTGGCCCAGCTCGGCGTGCTGCCCACACTGGCCGCCGACGCGCTGGTGCCGGGTCTGGTGATCCTGGCGCTGATCTACGGCCTGAGCGACCTGTCCGGAGCGCACTTCAACCCCGCTGTGACGCTGGCTTTCGCGCTGCGGGGCAGCTTTCCGTGGGCGCGGGTGCCGGGATACCTGGCCGCGCAGTTCCTGGGGGCCTGCGGCGGGGTGTGGCTGGTCTCAGCCTGTGTGCCGCTCCCCAAAGCGCACGAGTTGGTCAGGCCTTGGGGGGCGTTTGGGCTGGAGACGGTCTGCACCGCGCTGCTGCTGCTGGTGATTTTGGCCACCGCCAAGCGCAAGGCGGAAGTCGGCTCTCAGGCGGGTTTGGTGATCGCCGGAACGCTGGGGCTGTGCTTGTTCACGGCGGGCAGCGTCTCAACCATCGGCGTCAATCCCACCCGCACGCTGGCCGCCGCGCTGTTCAGCGGCACGGTGCTGGCATCTTGGCCGCATCTGCTGGGACCGTTTGCAGGCGGCACGCTGGCCACAGGGCTGACCTATCTGCTGCGCGGCCCACTCAACCAGCAGGAGGCCGAGACGGCCAACGGGCAAGCAGAAGCGGGAGAGGAGTCGTCCAGTTAG
- a CDS encoding FAD-dependent monooxygenase, with the protein MTPPCVLISGAGIAGPTVAYWLARSGWRPTVVERAGGVRSSGNPVDVRGAALSVAEKMGIVAALRDVSTSVRAISFYDRAGHRFARVVTSAGRSAAGTPEMEIPRSDLARVLFQTASDVTEFLFDDTITALHQDAGGVDVTFERHAPRRFDFMIGADGLHSAVRQLAFGPDEQFVRHMGLYVATTALPEPAKSPQDVLMHNTPGRLVAVHPGRDRAMAGFFFWHPTAPPDHRNPEAVKRFVAAAYAGVGWRVPELLAQLCAAPDLYFDAVSRVETPHWSQGRVALLGDAASCLSLFGEGSSLAVAGAYELAQALSASPHDHGLAFGRYEAAHRARVAPKLRNFGLMASLLVPRSRPGLTVRDLALRVLTRGRDKKQ; encoded by the coding sequence ATGACCCCACCGTGCGTTCTGATTTCCGGCGCTGGCATCGCTGGCCCCACGGTGGCGTACTGGCTGGCCCGCAGCGGCTGGCGGCCCACAGTGGTCGAACGCGCAGGCGGCGTGCGCTCCAGTGGCAATCCGGTGGATGTGCGCGGCGCAGCGCTGAGCGTCGCCGAGAAGATGGGCATCGTTGCGGCCCTCCGAGACGTTTCCACATCCGTCCGGGCCATCAGCTTCTATGACCGTGCGGGCCACCGCTTCGCCCGCGTGGTCACTTCCGCTGGGCGTAGCGCCGCCGGAACGCCTGAAATGGAAATTCCCCGCAGTGATTTGGCCCGCGTCCTGTTCCAAACTGCGAGTGACGTCACCGAATTCCTTTTTGACGACACCATCACCGCTCTCCATCAGGATGCGGGCGGCGTTGATGTCACCTTCGAGCGCCACGCTCCCCGCCGATTTGACTTCATGATCGGCGCGGACGGCCTGCACTCCGCCGTGCGCCAGCTGGCATTCGGCCCAGACGAGCAATTCGTGCGGCACATGGGCCTGTATGTCGCCACCACGGCGCTGCCAGAGCCGGCTAAGTCGCCGCAGGACGTGCTGATGCACAACACCCCCGGACGGCTGGTGGCGGTTCATCCGGGCCGAGACCGCGCGATGGCCGGCTTTTTCTTCTGGCATCCCACCGCTCCCCCCGACCACCGGAATCCAGAGGCGGTCAAACGGTTTGTGGCGGCGGCATATGCGGGGGTGGGCTGGCGCGTGCCGGAGTTGCTGGCGCAGTTGTGCGCCGCGCCGGATCTGTACTTCGACGCGGTCAGCAGGGTTGAGACTCCCCACTGGTCTCAGGGGCGCGTGGCGCTGCTCGGAGACGCCGCATCCTGCCTGTCCCTCTTTGGCGAAGGGTCGAGCTTGGCGGTGGCCGGCGCTTATGAGCTGGCACAGGCCCTGAGCGCCAGCCCGCACGATCACGGCCTAGCATTTGGGCGCTACGAAGCTGCACACCGCGCCCGTGTGGCTCCGAAGCTGCGCAATTTTGGCTTAATGGCGTCGCTACTGGTTCCGCGTTCACGCCCCGGCCTCACAGTTCGTGATCTCGCTCTCCGTGTGCTGACGCGCGGTAGGGACAAAAAGCAGTGA
- a CDS encoding TetR/AcrR family transcriptional regulator, translating to MTLRERKRLRTRQAILTAATRLFERDGYSATTLDDIAAAAEISKRAIFSYFASKEDLLFPESDARIGAAIDAIAARQPSDGPVQVLMRAMTTTAQESDDLTGRRAALRLRLMRTVPALRGRALQHQLDAQREIARHLAAAFPTELDPISAAALTGAFIGAVTAVLDLLFEGEDPVQSPAEVQATISGAVQVALAPWLRASLENT from the coding sequence ATGACTCTGCGCGAACGCAAACGCCTGCGCACTCGGCAGGCCATCCTCACCGCTGCAACGCGACTCTTTGAGCGTGACGGCTACAGCGCAACCACTCTGGACGATATCGCCGCCGCTGCCGAGATCAGCAAACGGGCCATTTTCAGTTACTTTGCCAGTAAGGAAGACCTGCTGTTTCCCGAAAGCGACGCGCGAATCGGCGCGGCCATCGACGCGATTGCGGCCCGGCAGCCCAGCGACGGCCCGGTGCAGGTCTTGATGCGGGCCATGACCACCACAGCCCAAGAATCCGATGATCTGACGGGCCGCCGGGCGGCGCTGCGACTGCGGCTGATGCGGACGGTTCCTGCCCTGCGTGGCCGGGCGCTGCAACATCAGCTCGACGCGCAGCGCGAGATTGCGCGTCACCTCGCTGCCGCCTTCCCGACCGAACTCGACCCCATCTCGGCGGCGGCTCTGACTGGGGCGTTCATCGGAGCGGTGACGGCTGTGCTAGATCTGCTGTTTGAGGGGGAAGACCCTGTACAAAGCCCGGCTGAGGTGCAGGCAACCATCTCAGGAGCCGTCCAAGTGGCTCTCGCCCCCTGGTTGAGAGCGTCCCTGGAGAACACTTGA